From one Humulus lupulus chromosome 8, drHumLupu1.1, whole genome shotgun sequence genomic stretch:
- the LOC133798213 gene encoding protein NRT1/ PTR FAMILY 5.1 — protein MEAKGYTQDGTVDLRGRPVLASKTGKWKACAFLVGYEAFERMAFYGVASNLVNYLTTQLHEDTVSSVRNVNNWSGAVWMTPILGAYIADSYIGRFWTFTVSSLFYVMGMMLLTLAVSLKTLKPTCTNGICSKASESQIAFFYIALYTIAIGAGGTKPNISTFGADQFDDFDPHEKKLKVSFFNWWMFSSFLGALIATLGLVYIQENLGWGLGYGIPTVGILLSLFIFYLGTPIYRHKVRKSKSPAKDLIHVPVTAFKNRKLQLPDNPSDLHEYEMQNYTNSGKRKIHHTLMFRFLDKAAIKEGTADNSRPPCTVTRVEAVKLVLGMILIWLVTLVPNTIWAQINTLFVKQGTTLDRRVNSRFSIPAASLGSFVTLSMLLSVPMYDRYFVPFMRKKTGNPRGITLLQRLGIGFVIQVAAIGIAYAVEVRRMHVIRVHHITGPKEVVPMSIFWLLPQYILLGIADVFNAIGLLEFFYDQSPEDMQSLGTTFFTSGIGVGNFLNSLLVTMVDKITGSKGATSWIGDNLNNCHLDLYYGFLLVISILNIGAFIWASSKYIYKKELTEDEGYIQIDRLKAKPFDTSPLGLQV, from the exons ATGGAAGCCAAAGGGTATACTCAAGATGGTACTGTTGATCTACGAGGACGCCCTGTTCTTGCTTCTAAGACTGGGAAATGGAAAGCTTGTGCTTTCCTTGTTG GCTATGAAGCATTTGAGAGGATGGCCTTTTATGGGGTGGCTTCAAATTTGGTGAATTACTTAACAACACAGCTCCATGAAGACACAGTATCTTCGGTGAGGAATGTGAATAATTGGTCAGGTGCTGTGTGGATGACACCAATACTTGGAGCTTACATAGCAGATTCCTACATTGGTCGGTTCTGGACATTCACTGTGTCATCACTCTTTTATGTCATG GGAATGATGCTTTTGACGTTAGCAGTTTCACTCAAAACCTTAAAACCAACTTGTACCAATGGGATCTGTAGCAAGGCCTCTGAATCACAAATAGCATTTTTCTATATTGCTCTCTACACCATAGCAATTGGAGCAGGTGGAACTAAGCCCAACATATCAACCTTTGGAGCAGACCAGTTTGATGACTTTGATCCTCATGAGAAGAAGCTGAAGGTCTCATTTTTCAACTGGTGGATGTTCAGCTCCTTCTTGGGTGCTCTAATTGCCACTCTGGGACTTGTTTACATTCAAGAGAACTTGGGATGGGGTTTAGGATATGGGATTCCCACAGTTGGTATCCTATTGTCTTTATTTATCTTCTACCTAGGGACCCCAATTTACAGGCACAAAGTTAGGAAATCTAAAAGCCCAGCTAAAGACCTAATTCATGTCCCAGTTACTGCCTTCAAAAATAGAAAGCTTCAGCTCCCTGACAACCCTTCTGATCTTCATGAGTATGAGATGCAGAATTACACGAATAGCGGAAAAAGAAAAATTCATCACACCCTAATGTTCAG GTTCTTGGACAAGGCTGCAATAAAGGAGGGCACTGCAGACAACTCAAGGCCGCCATGTACTGTAACTCGAGTAGAAGCAGTCAAACTCGTTCTTGGGATGATCTTGATATGGCTTGTGACCTTAGTTCCAAACACCATTTGGGCCCAAATCAACACTCTCTTTGTCAAACAAGGCACCACTTTAGACAGACGCGTAAACTCAAGGTTCAGCATCCCAGCAGCCTCACTTGGGAGCTTTGTTACCCTCTCCATGCTCCTCTCCGTGCCAATGTACGACCGCTACTTCGTGCCATTCATGCGCAAGAAAACTGGCAACCCGAGAGGAATCACACTCCTCCAACGCCTTGGAATCGGATTTGTGATCCAAGTGGCCGCCATCGGCATAGCTTATGCAGTTGAGGTCCGGAGAATGCATGTGATAAGAGTACATCACATTACAGGGCCTAAAGAAGTTGTCCCCATGAGCATATTTTGGCTTCTACCTCAGTATATTCTTCTAGGAATAGCTGATGTGTTCAATGCCATTGGATTATTAGAGTTCTTCTATGATCAGTCCCCTGAAGATATGCAAAGCCTTGGTACAACATTTTTTACTAGTGGGATTGGAGTTGGGAATTTCTTGAATAGTCTGCTTGTGACAATGGTTGACAAGATCACAGGCAGCAAGGGGGCAACCAGTTGGATTGGAGATAACTTGAATAACTGTCACTTGGATTTATACTATGGCTTCCTCTTGGTAATATCAATACTCAACATTGGGGCCTTTATTTGGGCTTCAAGTAAGTACATTTACAAGAAGGAGTTGACTGAAGACGAGGGCTACATTCAGATTGATCGGCTCAAAGCCAAGCCCTTTGACACATCTCCTTTGGGTTTACAGGTATGA
- the LOC133795866 gene encoding uncharacterized protein LOC133795866, whose protein sequence is MSQPGNKDLRARFTGGNSSAGTSGPMVKKLRVAKKAARTPNKSPAKGKDQTPAALAKVPPPLAAMEKMPLPPPRAPTFVRDMETEPETLAAAATEVRIPVDPQALEKIPDVFWGMVYETATYTVDHYYGATERDLRAIETRSPESMMESSLRMALTGGLALHWSTSRSKARLEDMRGEHQAVLATHKMTLAALQAAQQQEKEAKDALVAARAELDATRPKLQEAEATKATLAAAVAELDSAKTGAEEAKAALVAEKATSSSAMEDMLYHCWVFNLDGDFSFLGADWEDFREVFKARLQQEAPSKTREASTVAEQEGETATSTEQSGGA, encoded by the exons atgtctcagcccgggaacaagGATTTGCGAGCTaggttcaccggagggaactcctccGCCGGGacctccgggcccatggtgaagaagctccgggtggcaaagaAGGCCGCTAGGACACCAAACAagtcccctgctaaggggaaagaccagaccccagctgccctggccaaggtacctccacctcttgcagcaatggagaagatgcccctgccccctccacgagctcccacCTTCGTTCGGGACATGGAGACGGAGCCCGAGACTTTGGCAGCTGCCGCCACCGAGGTGCGcattccggtggacccccaggccctggagaagattccTGACGTCTTTTGGGGGATGGTGTACGAGACGgcgacctacaccgtcgaccactactacGGGGCCACTGAAAGGGACCTGCGGgcaatcgagacaaggagcccggagagcatgatggagtcttcactgagaatggctctaacg GGCGGTCTGGCTCTTCACTGGAGTACATCCAGGTCTAAGGctcggctcgaggacatgaggggcgagcaccaggcggttTTGGCCACCCATAAAATGACCTTGGCTGCCCTGCAGGCGGCCCAACAGCAGGAAAaagaggccaaggatgccttggtggccgcgcgggctgagctggacgcaacccgtcctaagcttcaagaggccgaggctaccaaggccacCCTTGCTGCCGCGGTGGCCGAGTTGGACTCTGCGAAGACTGgagccgaggaggccaaggccgccttggTAGCGGAGAAGGCAacttccagctccgccatggaggacatgctctaccattgttGGGTCTTCAACTTGGACGGTGacttctcctttttaggagcggACTGGGAGGACTTCCGAGAAgtgttcaaagctcgcctccagcaagAGGCGCCTTCTAAGACTAGGGAGGCCTCCACAGTGGCCGAGCaagagggcgagacggcgacctccacagAGCAgtccggtggagcctag